The genomic region CTAGAGCATGATCGTTCCCCACGAAAGTAGTTTTGAGTGAGTCCGACGGGACATCCACCAGAACGAGAGGTAAGTTATCCCGGGTGAGTGCTTGATACTCGGCGGCGTTGGCATCGCCGCTTACGGTGACGATCATCAGACCATCCGCCCGGTATTCGCGGAGCGTCTTGATTTCTTTGGCGGCTGTTTCCGGCAAGCTGTGCGTCTGGCATAGAAAAATTTGCCAGCCTTCATTTTTGGCAAGTGTCTCGGCGGCGTAGACGATTTCGCTAAAAGTCGAGATATTCATGCTCGGGACCAGAATGCCAACAACATGGGTGACGTCCGATTTGATTGCACGAATCAGCGCATTCCGGTGATAGCCGCTTTGCTCGACTGCTTTAAGGATTTTTTTTCGCGTCTCATCACTCACCATGTGCTCACGTCCGTTGAGCACGTGGCTGACCGCAGCCCTGGAGACCCCAACCGATTTCGCAATCGTGCTGTGCGAAACTTGCTTGGTCTTTATTGGTTGAGCTTGTGCGGGCTCTATGGTGCTGGACTCTTTAAGTTCTGGCATGAATGGTTTTTATGTGGAGGGTCGTCTGTTGCCCGCATTGTGAAGTTTGTTTCGAACTATTTGACTTCGTGTGCTGCCTGATTCTCAGGAATTTTTAGGATCATCGCTTTTCTGTCAACTATCATAAGCTATTGTGGCGTGCTAGCGAGTGGGAGTAGCTTTTACAATGGCTCACGTTTCATTCCGAAATATGGATCTCAGCTGTTAAAGTTGTCGAATTGTGTAAATTAAGCTTGATATGGGGAAATTAACTATCATAAGGTATATGTGCTGTTGAAATGACATATCACCCAGACTGTTAACCTGTATCCCCATGATCAAATCTAACTCTTCTTCTCTTCTTTTTCTAAACTCTGCCGCGGTCGCTGCGTTTTTTGCTAGCGTCACAGCTTTGCATGCCTCGCCGCTGTTGCAGGAGAGTTTTCTACCTTCGGATGGCTATTCCAATACTGCCGCAGCTGATGCCTTTCCGGGCGACCTTAAGGATCAGGTGCTAACAGGCCCTTCAGGTTTTTCTGGCTCGTGGACTGGCAGCACAAGCCTCATTCAGTATAACACTGCTAATAATCTCAGTTATGGAAGCTATGCAGGTTTAGGTGGTGGAGTTGGCTTTGCCACTCCTGCGGATTCGACTGCTCGGTATGTCGAACGTGGGCTGTCGTCTGCGTTGGCATTTAATGGTGGAACATCCAGTTATTATCTTAGTTTCATGATGGACGTTAGTGCGGTCGATGCGACAGGTATGAGTTACGTCTCCGTCCGCAATAATAATCCGGGATCTGACAACTTCGCCTTTGGTTTGGGAGCTGGCGTGATGGATGGGAACTTCATGCTCGTGAATCGTAATTCTTCAAATACCGCAGAGTATCTTGATCTTGGCACAGCTTATACGACTGGAACGCATTTGTTTGTGATCAAATTGGATGATGGCGGCGATGGAAATTGGGATGCAGGAAGTGATCAAATGACAATTTGGATTGACCCGACCGATCTTTCATCGGAGGCCAACGCAACAAGCTCCAGCTTGGTCTATAGTTCGATTGTGTCGACGAGTGGTGCGGGGTCTTTCTCTATGGATGAAATCACCATGGGGGCTAACAGCTTTGCTTCGGCTGCGACTATTCAATATGACGAAATCGTGCTTGGCACTTCTTGGTCGGATGTGGTTGTGGTGCCTGAGCCTTCCACTTATGCTTTGTTGTTCGGATTCATGGGAGTGGCAGCCATGGGATTGAGACGCTCGCAACAAGGACGGTAGGCAACGTGGTCTAGAGTTTTATGGAAGCCCAAGTCTTACGAGACTTGGGCTTCTTCATGTTGTGGTGGTTTGGGCAATTCGGGCAGCCTCCGATGTATTCGTGTCGGTTTCCATAAATCACTTGCTTTTACACCTAAATATATCATATGGTAGGTGCTTGGGCTTTGGGCTATCTAAATTTCCTTATACCTTTGTCACTAGTTACTTATGAAAAATAAAATTTCTCGAAGTATGCCTTGTGTGTGGACTCGCCAAATTGGCATAATTGCCATGCTTGCGTCGATGTCGGTGCTGCAAGCCGATATCCTCTTAAAGGAAAGCTTTGTATCCTCTGATGGATATTCTGAATCTGCGGGTGGCTCTGGTAACCTCAAAGCCCAGAGCTTGTCTGGACCCGAAGGCTTCGAGCTGGGAGATGCTGTTTGGACGGGTAGCACAAGTCTGATGTGCTACTCGGACGCATTCAATTTGAGTGCTCCCTCTCTTCATTTCAGTGCTGGTGGTGGGGTTGGGCTGAGTCTGATCAATCCGACTTCTCGAAGCCTGATCCGTGCGCATGAGGATATCTCGTTTAATGACAGCACGCCGGCTTTCTACATGAGTTTCTTGATCAATCTTGGTTCTGTCGATCCGACTGGTATTGCCTATGTTTCGGTCGCAAATAATGCGATCGGTAACAATTTTGCATACGGTTTGGGCGCTGGTGTTAAAGATGGAAGATTCATGCTCATTAATCGTGATCCTGTTGGGCAGAATAAATCGCTGTATATAGACTTAGGAACTGAATATACGAAGGGCACGCATTTGATTATCATCAAATTGGACAGTGGGGCGGATGGACTTTGGGATGAAGGCTTCGATCAAGTAACAGTATGGATCGATCCTCAGGATACGACGACGGAAGCAAGTGCGACGCTCCGGAATACGACACATTTCTCAATCGAAAGTAGTAGTGGGGCTGGAGCGTATCCCATGAATGAACTAACTCTCTATACTGCCGATTTTTCGACGGTAACAGAGGCGATTTTCGATGAGATTCGGGTGGGCACTACTTGGGAGGATGTGACTGATGGCGCTGGGACGTCTTCTATAAAAACGGATATTCCTGAGCCTACGGCATATGCGCTCATCTTTGGGGGTGCGTCGCTTTCTTTCGCGATGAGAAAGGGTGTGTGGTTTCGCTAGAGATCGTCGTGATGGTAAAGAGAGCCTTAAAGTTGTGCTGCTCAGTTGAGTTAAATTTAAATGAAAAGAAGATTACCGTTTCGCCAAATCCACTTGGATTTTCATACTTCTGAAGCCATCGATTCGATCGGAGTCGGCTTTGATAAAACAAAATTTCAAAATACGCTGCTGGACGCGCATGTGGATAGTGTAACGCTTTTTGCAACATGCCACCATGGTTGGAGTTATTACAATTCGGAGGTGGGAGAGCGGCACCCGAATCTGGATTTCGATTTGCTCCGGGCTCAATATGAAGCCTGCCGCGAAGTCGGTATCAATACCCCGATTTATTTGACCGCGGGGATTCACAATCGTGCTGCGGAATTGCATCCTGAATGGTTATTGGTCGACCCTGAGGGGAAAGCACATTCCAATATTCTTCCGGGGTTCAAAATGTTGAGTTTTCACTCTCCCTACCTGGATCATCTCTGTGAGCAGATTGAGGAAGTGGTGAGCCTTTTCCCAGAAGCGGATGGCATCTTTCTCGATATCATTTCACAAGCGGATGACTGCTCGGTCTGGGCTTTGAAGCACATGCAGTCCAAAGGTTTGGATCCTAAGTCGAAAGAGGACCGTTTGCAGTCTCGTCTGGATGCATTGCATCGGTATTATGAAAGGGCCACGGAATCAGCCCAAAAGCTGGTGCCGGACATGCCCGTTTTTCACAACAGCGGAAACATCCCCCGTGGTTATCGTAAGATTTTCAAGTATTTCAGCCATTACGAATTGGAGAGCTTGCCGACCGGAGGGTGGGGCTACGACCACTTCCCGATTTCTGCAAAATACACGCATCAGCTCGGGCATGAATACTCGGGGATGACCGGGAAGTTTCACACCACCTGGGGGGAGTTTGGTGGATACAAGCACCCCAATGCCCTGCGCTACGAATGCTGCGCCATGCTGGCATTTGGCGCCCGTTGCAGTGTGGGCGATCAGTTGCATCCGAATGCTCTCTTAGACTCCAGCACATACGCGATCATCGGCGAGGCATATCAAGATGTTGCGAGAAAAGAGGCCTACGTGATGGGTGCCCGTAATGTGGCGGACATCGCGGTGCTCAGTTCAATTGCAGTTCAGTCTGAGGATGCTTTTCGGAAGAGCCGTCGTGAGTCCGATTCGGATACCGGTGCGGTTCGTGTCTTGCTGGAAGCGCATTTTCTGTTCGATGTGATCGATGCGGAAATGGACTTCGATCCGTATAAGCTTCTGGTTTTACCTGATGATATTTGCGTAAGTGTCGAGTTGGAAGCGAAGCTGCGCGATTATCTCTCTCGTGGGGGAAAACTCTTATTGTCGGGGGAGAGTGGTATCGACCCAGAGCGGGGTATGATTTTTGACGTTGGCGGTCAGATTGGAGAGCCTTCGGAGTATAATCCGGACTATTTGCTGCCTGCGGAAGCGTTGCGTCCCGGTTTCGTGAACAGTCCCATGGTGATGTATGATGCCAGCCGGCGGATTCAAGTGATGGATGGTGCGTCTCTGGGGGACGTTTACGATCCTTACTTTAACCGGGACTGGGATCACTTCTGTAGCCACCAGCATACACCACCGCGCCCGGAGCCTTCTGGATATGCCTGTGGTGTGCGTAAGGGTAATGTCGCCTATTTGGCACATCCGTTGTTCACTATTTATCGGAATTACGGGCAAGTGGCTCTCCGGCAATATATCTCTGCGGTGATCGAGGATTTATTGAGTGAGCCGACTGTTGTGCTGCGGGGGCTGCCTTCGACCGGGCGTGTCTCTCTGATGCATCAGGAAGCTGAGTCGCGCTATGTGTTGCACTTGCTTCACGCCAATACAATCAGTCGTGGTGGGGCGTCACATTTAAGTGGAGGCACGCATTCGGCCAACCAATGTTCCTACGAAGTAATCGAGGACTTGATTCCGATCCATGATATCGAAGTAGAGCTGGTCACTCGTGAGGGACTCCAAGCAGTCAGGCTGGAACCGAGCGGGGAAACCCTTGGATTTGAGGTGAAGAACGGGCGTGTCTCGTTCATGGTCGAGAAGCTCAGTTGCCACCAAATGGTTGTTTTAGATTATGCCTGAACAGGCACTTTCCTGAGGCTTGGCTTTCCGCCTCTCGGTTACTGGTGAAATTGAGTTATTGCGTCAAACCAGCCATTGGCGATCGCAACGTAGCCTTGAGCTGTTGGATGCACGCCATCGTTTGAAATGTGTTTTGCGGCTACCTTTTGACGCATATCATAGAGATGAATGTCATAGCCGTTTTGTTTGTAGCTTTCTATAACAGCGGGAAGTTTTGAATTGAATTTCACTTGGTTTGCCTCGCGATGTTCGTATTTGTCTCCGGTATACGGGATGAGTGTGGATACGATAATCTTCACTTCGGGGCGCATCGCATAGATTTTATCCAGGATGGTTTGGAAGTCTTTCAAGGTCGGTTCGACCTCCCGCTTGTGACTACCCAAGTCGTTTGTGCCTATCATCAGTAGGATGATGTCAGGATAGATGGGCTCCCGCTTTCCGGGTAAACCATCCAGCCAGTGGCCGCCGTTTGAAGTCCCTCCGTCGAGATTGTTAATGATGTGGCGGGTTCCATAACCCGCATGGCCTTCGTGGTGCTCGTTACCTGAATCGATCAGGGATGGAGTGACACTCACATCCTCCTGAGTGCCGACAAAGCGGAACTCATAGCCAGCATTGATCAGTAGCTCACAGAGCGGCGACCGGTAGCCGCCGGCGACAAGGCCTTGTGTAATCGAGTCTCCCAGTGGCATGATCGATACTTGCTTCGGTTGTGTGAGCTCCTGTAGGAATTCGACGACCGGGGTCGGGTCTTCCAAGCTGTGTGGGTGGTGTCCGATGCCGGGTTTCACTATGAGTTCTATACGACCGCCCAAAGCCTCGTAGCGGTCTTTGAGTAAACTGATGTTTTCTTCCATTGGGACAACTTCGTCGGCGTCACCGGCGACGGCTATAATCGGAATTCCGGCCTCAGCTAATGGCTCAAGCTTATCGATCGGGTTCCCATCCCATGTGAGTGCTTCTTCATCGCTAAAGCCATAAGCCTTCAGTAGTCGGCCCCAGTCTGCTTTATTACCATTGCCCCGTCCGCGTCCGCCCGGCCAGCTTTTGAAATCACAAACAGGAGCGTCCAAATAGAGAGCCTTTACCTTATCCGGATGGCGAATTGACCAGTTCAGTGCGTAAAGGCCTCCGCGGCTGAATCCTTCCAGCACCGGCTTCGCACTTAGATCGTAATGGTCTTTCAAATACGATGGGACGAGATCCATCATTTCCATCGCTTGGGGAGAGCCATATTGGTTCACCATATCCAGGTAAAAGACATGCCAACCCTGCTCCAGAAGTGCTAGGTCAACGGAGGGAAAGGCGCCGAAGAACTCTGTTCGCCAAATCCACGGGCGCCCCGGAGCAGGATTTTCCGGAATCACCAGTTTTCCGGGGCGTGTGCCGATGCCAAAGTCAATTCGCTGGTAACCTTTCCAACTCGTATATAACTCGTGTGGGACGGGGCCTTGAAATGCTTCGCCGGTAATCGCTTCGTAGACTTTCTTGGCTATCAGTGTGGCACCTTTGCGATTAGGGTGAATGCGGTCACCCATGTGACTTTTAAGATCATCTTGAGAGGCGAATGCACCGTGCACATCAATGACTGTGGCCCCAGTTTCGTTAGCCAGATGTTTAATGAGAGGGATTTGCTCCAGAATGGCGTTTTCCTCGATAAGGCTACCATCCGAATCAGGTAGAATAACCGGAGGTAAGCTCAGGTAGATTTTGGGTTTTGTCTCCAGAGTTTGAAACGCTTCGATGAGTTCGCGGTAATCCTTCGAGAAGTTTTCGTGTTTTGGCCAGCGTGTTTTATGGGCGTCATTGGTGCCGAGTTGAATGACGACGATATCCGGCTTGAAGTTGAGTGCTTGCTTGAAGCTGCTTCGTTCTTGATAGGCTAAACCGGTATTGTGCATAGCCGTCGAGCCGCTGGAGCCAAAGTAGCCGACTGTATAATTACTTGCTCCAAGCAAGCGCTGGAGTTGCTTGGGATAGGCGTCCAGGGCGGGGGCTTCGGTGCCACCACCTCGTGTGATACTGTCGCCCACACAGGCAACTCGAATGGGGGCTTTAGTCGTTTCGGCTGATAGCATTGACGAGAGATTCAGAAGGAGTAGGGCGGAAAGTAAGATGCGCTTCATCGCGAGTATATTAGGTGCTTGGGATTTCAATGATTAGAGTGTTTTCGTCTTTCAGTTGATCCCAGGTGATGTGCGAATCTACGACGGCCTGGTTCAGAACAATCCGCAGTTCCGTTCCAGGGGAAGGGACACGTTGGACCGAGATGCGCTTGTGGCGCAGAATCAGCCCCGAAATGTGGAATGGCTTGCTGGAAGGCAGGGGATTCAATGTAAACCCGTCGAGCCGGACCTGTAGCCCAAAGTGTAGCTCAATGGCGTCGCAGCACCAGCTTCGGGCAGCAAAGGCTTGTTTGCAGCCCGGATTATCAGTGGCCGGGTCCTCGTTTTCGGTTTCGTGAGTCAGTCCTTCCGGATAGGTGTGCTCGGCCCAGAAATGCGTCACGATACGCTCGAAGTCTTCGGCGGATTGCTGGTCGCCACAGCGGTTCATGATATTCCAATAGTAGCGGTCGACCGATGGATAATAGGCTCCGAGTTGGTTCCCGTCGGCCATGAATCCGGGGAGCGAACGGGGAAACATGTAGATACCGTGTTCAAAGAGTGAATTCTCCCGCAAAAACTTGCCGATTTGCTGGGTGGCTTCCGCCTTAGGTAATGTGCCGAAGGGGGAGACGTAGAGTTGGCCATAGGCCGGGTAGTATTTGCGCTGACTCAGGTCGCTCTCATCGGCGGAATCCACCCAGTAGTCGCGATCGCTGTCCCAGAGGACCGATTCCATGTCGGCTTTCAGTGTAGACAGTTCCTGGTCGTAGCCCCCACAGAGTTCATTGATTGCCGAAAGAGCCTGAAAGTAGAGTGAGTTATTGATCAGGCTGATATCATTATCTTTTTGCTCCAGTTCCTCCGGATGGTCAGGGAAGAAGCCCATGCCGATGCTGAGAGAGTTGTGTTTGGAGCGCGCGGCTCCGGCTTTTTCTACGATGCTTCGAGCGAAGGGGAGGTGCTTGTCCAGTGTCGTTTGATCGCCAGTGGCCGCAAAATAATTGTAGAGCATGACGACGTAGAGGCACTGCGCACTCGGAGCCATCGAATATTGCAAACTAAAGTCGCTGTGCAGCGCGTGGGCCACACCTTTCTCCGGATCCGCAGTATTCTGGCAAAATTCAAGCATCTCGCGGACGAGTCTGGTGTGTCCGCTCCAAAGCCATGCTTCGGCGTGCACCATGCTGTCCCATCCCCAGACCCAGTAGCTTTGCGAAGCGCGAATTGCGCCGGGTGTGTCTTCCAGGGCTAGTGAGCAGACCGTCGGGACCGCATTCGACAAGGCGGAATCCAGGCAGCGATTGCCACTGTCGAAGTGTAAACCACCGAGCAAAGACGCCTTATAGTTGGCCATTTTCCGCTCGATCCGGTCATCGATCTTGCTCGGGTTCGGTCGATGATTGAATGCGAGGTAGAAGGACACTGAGTCGGCGGGCTCTGTCGTCTCGATATAGTATTTGAAGGTGCCCTTTCGTGTCTGCGTCCTCAATGTCTGGGTGGCACCCAATTCCAACGTTGTCTCAACGGGATTATTACCGACTTCGTCGATCGTTCGGGCACGTAAACCATCCTCCCCGAGCACTTCCCAGTCCTCGTTGACCCTGTCTGTCGCTTGTGTGCGGAGATGTCCGTGGAGTATTACGCGCGCACGGACTTTGCGTTGTGCAGGATTCTCAATGACCTGGATACGTTGAAAGATCACGTTTTGATCGAGAATCAGGGAGTGATGTAGTTTTACACCTTCCAAGGTGCACTGTGACAGATAACCGAATGGCGTATGCTGCGTTTGATTGAACTCCGGGAAATAAGCTCGGTCGTCAATCAGCACCTGTAGCCGAAAGAGCTTGCTGAAGCCCGATTCAATGCTGGCTGCCAGAAGCAAGCTCTTGGCATGTGGTTGTTTCCCGTAATAGCGTATGCCGTAAAGGCCGCCGTGACGGGCGACGCATGCGGAGACGCGTCCGGAAACGTAATGTGTGTTGCCCAGGCCAAAACCGTGCGGGCTTGTCGGGATGAAAGAGGGATATTCGAGGGGCATATGACGTAATGTTGAATCAGCGTATCTGCACTAGGCCTCGAAATAAAGTAGAAGCGATCGGCAGATCTGGGAAATACCGTTTAGCAATTTCGCAAACAGTCAACTATCATATGGTATCTGGGGGCTGAATTTTTGTTAATGGAGATCTGAAACCCTGAGAAAGATGGCTGCGTAGCAATCTTCAACGCTCTTTAAGCCGGTTCGACATATACCACTAAATTAACTCAATGAGTGAGCGGCCGATCATCAGGAGTGGCGAGTTGCATATCGGTAAGCCCTTGAAGGTCTGAGAGTCACACCGAGGCTGCTCAAGAGAAAGCTCTGACTCACTTTTTATTGGGGGGCGACTAAACTTTTTCTCCAACAATAATTCATATATATCAATTATTGTTGCGATAAGTTCCGAAAATGGTCTTTTACTGTGAATTCCTGCGAGTGTCTGTCGAACCCCAAAAAACGCTATAATCGCATGATTTCTCTTTT from Coraliomargarita parva harbors:
- a CDS encoding alpha-amylase family protein, producing the protein MKRRLPFRQIHLDFHTSEAIDSIGVGFDKTKFQNTLLDAHVDSVTLFATCHHGWSYYNSEVGERHPNLDFDLLRAQYEACREVGINTPIYLTAGIHNRAAELHPEWLLVDPEGKAHSNILPGFKMLSFHSPYLDHLCEQIEEVVSLFPEADGIFLDIISQADDCSVWALKHMQSKGLDPKSKEDRLQSRLDALHRYYERATESAQKLVPDMPVFHNSGNIPRGYRKIFKYFSHYELESLPTGGWGYDHFPISAKYTHQLGHEYSGMTGKFHTTWGEFGGYKHPNALRYECCAMLAFGARCSVGDQLHPNALLDSSTYAIIGEAYQDVARKEAYVMGARNVADIAVLSSIAVQSEDAFRKSRRESDSDTGAVRVLLEAHFLFDVIDAEMDFDPYKLLVLPDDICVSVELEAKLRDYLSRGGKLLLSGESGIDPERGMIFDVGGQIGEPSEYNPDYLLPAEALRPGFVNSPMVMYDASRRIQVMDGASLGDVYDPYFNRDWDHFCSHQHTPPRPEPSGYACGVRKGNVAYLAHPLFTIYRNYGQVALRQYISAVIEDLLSEPTVVLRGLPSTGRVSLMHQEAESRYVLHLLHANTISRGGASHLSGGTHSANQCSYEVIEDLIPIHDIEVELVTREGLQAVRLEPSGETLGFEVKNGRVSFMVEKLSCHQMVVLDYA
- a CDS encoding LacI family DNA-binding transcriptional regulator is translated as MPELKESSTIEPAQAQPIKTKQVSHSTIAKSVGVSRAAVSHVLNGREHMVSDETRKKILKAVEQSGYHRNALIRAIKSDVTHVVGILVPSMNISTFSEIVYAAETLAKNEGWQIFLCQTHSLPETAAKEIKTLREYRADGLMIVTVSGDANAAEYQALTRDNLPLVLVDVPSDSLKTTFVGNDHALGAYDATKYLLDTGHTRIALIKGYTENPNIQQRQIGYKKALCEAGIEFDERLVFDLNFSFEAGKEAVANLTNTKVPFDAIITSSDHCSVGAIEELKERGLKVPDDVSIIGWGDLEFCRYTTPTLSTIDQQSTTLGETAMRYLLEQIRTKQNKLKQSIISPKLIIRGSVAQR
- a CDS encoding PEP-CTERM sorting domain-containing protein; protein product: MIKSNSSSLLFLNSAAVAAFFASVTALHASPLLQESFLPSDGYSNTAAADAFPGDLKDQVLTGPSGFSGSWTGSTSLIQYNTANNLSYGSYAGLGGGVGFATPADSTARYVERGLSSALAFNGGTSSYYLSFMMDVSAVDATGMSYVSVRNNNPGSDNFAFGLGAGVMDGNFMLVNRNSSNTAEYLDLGTAYTTGTHLFVIKLDDGGDGNWDAGSDQMTIWIDPTDLSSEANATSSSLVYSSIVSTSGAGSFSMDEITMGANSFASAATIQYDEIVLGTSWSDVVVVPEPSTYALLFGFMGVAAMGLRRSQQGR
- a CDS encoding alpha/beta fold hydrolase, with protein sequence MKRILLSALLLLNLSSMLSAETTKAPIRVACVGDSITRGGGTEAPALDAYPKQLQRLLGASNYTVGYFGSSGSTAMHNTGLAYQERSSFKQALNFKPDIVVIQLGTNDAHKTRWPKHENFSKDYRELIEAFQTLETKPKIYLSLPPVILPDSDGSLIEENAILEQIPLIKHLANETGATVIDVHGAFASQDDLKSHMGDRIHPNRKGATLIAKKVYEAITGEAFQGPVPHELYTSWKGYQRIDFGIGTRPGKLVIPENPAPGRPWIWRTEFFGAFPSVDLALLEQGWHVFYLDMVNQYGSPQAMEMMDLVPSYLKDHYDLSAKPVLEGFSRGGLYALNWSIRHPDKVKALYLDAPVCDFKSWPGGRGRGNGNKADWGRLLKAYGFSDEEALTWDGNPIDKLEPLAEAGIPIIAVAGDADEVVPMEENISLLKDRYEALGGRIELIVKPGIGHHPHSLEDPTPVVEFLQELTQPKQVSIMPLGDSITQGLVAGGYRSPLCELLINAGYEFRFVGTQEDVSVTPSLIDSGNEHHEGHAGYGTRHIINNLDGGTSNGGHWLDGLPGKREPIYPDIILLMIGTNDLGSHKREVEPTLKDFQTILDKIYAMRPEVKIIVSTLIPYTGDKYEHREANQVKFNSKLPAVIESYKQNGYDIHLYDMRQKVAAKHISNDGVHPTAQGYVAIANGWFDAITQFHQ